A portion of the Krasilnikovia cinnamomea genome contains these proteins:
- a CDS encoding WS/DGAT/MGAT family O-acyltransferase, whose translation MDYLSPLDASFLDAEDEDPHACLAIASIAVLDGPAPSQADFTDLIRGRLPLVPRYRQRVRRVPFNLGRPVWVDDPDFDLDFHLRRTALASPGGDAALEGLVGRVMSQRLDRDRPLWENWLIEGLPEGRWALLSKVHHCLLDGVSGTQLYKLICDTTAVPRPAVADHWEPRGGTGALDLTLDALGQLARMPFDQARFVVRAVRSPAGWLRRTARGLATLAAGFTPTAQTSLSGPIGRARRYALARTPLADIATVANFCSVTINDVYLAAVAGAFRRLMVQRGEEPVADAVRTLIPVSVRARGQEGMLDNRLASMLLLLPVELDDPVRRVHAVHQRVAQLRASGEVEAEAALVAFADLEPFTPVSMIIRTALRVPQSAITTVTTNVPGPDQQLYVLGRPIREILPYVPIAERLRIGVAVFTYGGQAAFGVTTDFASVPEADEFAGFVTEEVALLREACRPHGRRAPHHHATVPAGAPAS comes from the coding sequence GTGGACTATCTCAGCCCGCTGGACGCCTCCTTCCTCGACGCCGAGGACGAGGACCCGCACGCCTGCCTCGCCATCGCCTCGATCGCCGTCCTCGACGGTCCAGCGCCGAGCCAGGCCGACTTCACCGATCTCATCCGCGGCCGCCTGCCGCTGGTGCCGAGGTACCGGCAGCGGGTTCGCCGGGTGCCGTTCAACCTGGGCCGGCCGGTCTGGGTGGACGATCCCGACTTCGACCTCGACTTCCACCTGCGCCGTACGGCGCTGGCCTCGCCCGGCGGGGACGCCGCGCTCGAAGGGCTCGTTGGCCGGGTGATGAGCCAGCGTCTCGACCGTGACCGGCCGCTGTGGGAAAACTGGCTCATCGAGGGGCTGCCCGAGGGGCGCTGGGCTCTGCTGTCCAAGGTGCATCACTGCCTTCTCGACGGCGTTTCGGGAACCCAGCTCTACAAGCTGATCTGCGACACCACTGCCGTGCCGCGGCCCGCCGTTGCGGACCACTGGGAGCCTCGTGGTGGCACCGGCGCCCTGGACCTGACCCTCGATGCGCTCGGGCAACTCGCGCGTATGCCCTTCGACCAGGCCCGCTTTGTGGTCCGGGCGGTCCGCTCGCCAGCCGGATGGTTGCGCCGCACCGCGCGTGGGCTTGCCACGCTGGCCGCCGGGTTCACCCCGACGGCGCAGACCTCGCTGTCCGGGCCGATTGGCAGAGCCCGGCGGTATGCGCTGGCCCGTACGCCGCTGGCCGACATCGCCACGGTCGCCAACTTCTGCTCGGTCACCATCAACGACGTCTATCTCGCCGCCGTGGCGGGTGCCTTCCGGCGTCTCATGGTGCAGCGCGGCGAGGAGCCGGTGGCAGACGCCGTCCGCACTCTCATCCCCGTCAGCGTGCGTGCCCGTGGCCAGGAGGGGATGCTCGACAACCGGCTCGCCTCGATGTTGCTGCTCCTGCCGGTCGAGCTGGACGACCCCGTGCGACGAGTGCACGCGGTGCACCAGCGGGTGGCGCAGTTGCGCGCCAGCGGCGAGGTGGAGGCCGAGGCGGCCCTGGTGGCGTTCGCGGATCTGGAGCCGTTCACGCCGGTGTCAATGATCATCCGTACCGCCCTGCGCGTGCCGCAGTCGGCGATCACGACCGTCACCACCAACGTTCCGGGTCCCGATCAGCAGCTGTACGTCCTCGGGCGCCCGATCCGCGAGATCCTGCCGTACGTGCCGATCGCCGAGCGGCTGCGCATCGGCGTCGCCGTCTTCACGTACGGCGGTCAGGCGGCGTTCGGCGTCACGACCGACTTCGCGTCGGTGCCGGAAGCTGACGAGTTCGCCGGCTTCGTCACCGAGGAGGTCGCCCTCCTGCGCGAGGCCTGCCGCCCGCACGGCCGCCGGGCCCCACACCACCATGCCACCGTGCCCGCCGGCGCCCCAGCATCCTGA